A stretch of Henckelia pumila isolate YLH828 chromosome 4, ASM3356847v2, whole genome shotgun sequence DNA encodes these proteins:
- the LOC140894705 gene encoding RHOMBOID-like protein 2 — protein MGNGDLERGGATKNRNQGYPQAYYAAAGGYDVEYSDSQWTSWLVPMIVVANVAMFIVIMFVNNCPNENNGLIGGCVAKFLGRFSFQSLRENPLFGPSSSTLEKMGALEWNKVVHGNESWRLITCIWLHAGVIHLLANMLSLVFIGIRLEQQFGFVRVGVIYLLSGIGGSILSCLFIQRNISVGASGALFGLLGAMLSELLTNWTIYTNKAAALFTLLVIIAINLAVGILPHVDNFAHIGGFLSGFLLGFMLLLRPQFGWVERHRLPANRLKSKYTACQVILWIVATVLLIVWFTVGLVVLFKGENANEKCSWCHYLSCVPTSRWNCDN, from the exons ATGGGAAATGGAGATCTTGAGAGGGGTGGAGCTACAAAGAACAGGAATCAGGGGTACCCGCAGGCTTATTATGCAGCTGCAGGAGGATATGATGTGGAGTATTCGGACAGCCAGTGGACTTCGTGGCTGGTGCCTATGATAGTTGTTGCTAATGTTGCCATGTTTATAGTGATCATGTTTGTGAACAATTGTCCGAATGAAAATAATGGGCTTATAGGTGGTTGTGTGGCAAAGTTTCTCGGACGGTTCTCCTTCCAGTCCCTGAGGGAAAACCCTCTCTTTGGTCCTTCGTCTTCAAC GTTGGAAAAAATGGGTGCTCTCGAGTGGAATAAGGTGGTTCACGGGAATGAATCATGGAGGCTTATAACTTGTATCTGGTTGCATGCAGGCGTTATTCACTTACTCGCTAACATGCTGAGCTTGGTGTTTATAGGGATTCGTCTTGAGCAACAATTTGGATTCG TACGAGTAGGGGTAATCTACCTGCTGTCGGGTATCGGTGGGAGCATTCTCTCATGTCTTTTTATTCAAAGGAATATATCGGTTGGAGCTTCCGGTGCTCTATTTGGACTTCTTGGAGCAATGCTATCTGAGTTGCTTACTAACTGGACTATTTATACCAATAAG GCGGCAGCTCTCTTCACTCTACTGGTGATTATTGCCATTAACTTGGCGGTTGGAATCCTCCCACATGTTGACAATTTTGCGCACATTGGAGGGTTTTTGAGCGGTTTTCTCCTCGGTTTTATGCTACTGCTGAGGCCGCAGTTTGGTTGGGTGGAACGCCATCGACTTCCGGCTAATAGGCTGAAGTCCAAATACACAGCTTGTCAAGTCATTTTGTGGATAGTTGCTACTGTTTTGTTGATTGTCTG GTTCACAGTGGGATTAGTGGTGCTTTTCAAGGGAGAAAATGCAAATGAAAAATGCAGCTGGTGCCATTATCTGAGCTGTGTGCCTACATCAAGATGGAACTGCGACAACTGA